A genome region from Geodermatophilus bullaregiensis includes the following:
- a CDS encoding glycosyltransferase 87 family protein: MVLLTAVVAGVSTVVPNDPWHDFFDLRVYRGAVAWWLDGRPLYDFTHGRSPYGFTYPPFAALLVVPMAALPFWAVASAHTLLNVAVLAGLARWLVVPVARRHGWPLPFTWVAAVPVLFVLEPVRETMGFGQVNLFLAALVLADVAAVRRGSRWAGVGTGLAAAVKLTPGLFVVYLLLTGRRRAAGVAVATAAGATLLAAAVAPATSWRFWTETLWQTERVGRLDKTSNQSLLGALARLVDPGEPPRAVWLVLAVGALALVLTRAVRAARAGDDLTGVALTGLAACLVSPVSWSHHFVWLVPALVVLVDLAAGAPPAPGTPRWWRDRSRVLAASLAAVTALVLASSSIWFAFALTGHHHDAGVLGIVVEDLYLLVTLAVVTLLPARLPAGRAAARTTAPSPPGGSSPR; the protein is encoded by the coding sequence GTGGTCCTGCTGACCGCCGTCGTGGCCGGGGTGTCGACGGTGGTGCCCAACGACCCGTGGCACGACTTCTTCGACCTGCGCGTCTACCGCGGCGCCGTCGCCTGGTGGCTCGACGGGCGGCCGCTGTACGACTTCACCCACGGCCGCAGCCCCTACGGCTTCACCTACCCGCCGTTCGCCGCCCTGCTGGTCGTCCCGATGGCCGCGTTGCCCTTCTGGGCCGTGGCGAGCGCGCACACGCTGCTCAACGTCGCCGTCCTGGCCGGGCTGGCGCGGTGGCTGGTCGTCCCGGTGGCCCGGCGGCACGGGTGGCCGCTGCCGTTCACCTGGGTCGCCGCCGTCCCCGTGCTGTTCGTCCTCGAGCCGGTCCGGGAGACGATGGGCTTCGGCCAGGTCAACCTGTTCCTGGCCGCGCTCGTCCTGGCCGACGTCGCCGCCGTGCGGCGCGGCTCCCGGTGGGCGGGCGTCGGCACCGGGCTGGCCGCGGCGGTGAAGCTGACCCCCGGCCTGTTCGTCGTGTACCTGCTGCTCACCGGACGACGGCGCGCGGCCGGGGTCGCGGTCGCCACCGCCGCGGGAGCGACCCTGCTGGCCGCAGCCGTGGCCCCTGCGACGTCGTGGCGGTTCTGGACGGAGACGCTGTGGCAGACCGAGCGGGTCGGCCGCCTGGACAAGACCTCCAACCAGTCGCTGCTGGGTGCGCTCGCGCGCCTCGTCGACCCCGGCGAGCCCCCGCGGGCGGTGTGGCTGGTGCTGGCCGTCGGCGCCCTGGCGCTGGTGCTGACCCGCGCCGTGCGGGCGGCCCGCGCCGGCGACGACCTGACCGGCGTCGCGCTCACCGGGCTGGCCGCCTGCCTGGTGAGCCCGGTCTCCTGGTCGCACCACTTCGTCTGGCTGGTGCCGGCGCTGGTGGTGCTCGTCGACCTCGCCGCCGGCGCCCCGCCCGCGCCGGGCACCCCGCGGTGGTGGCGGGACCGCTCCCGCGTCCTGGCCGCGTCCCTGGCGGCCGTCACGGCACTCGTGCTCGCCTCGTCGTCGATCTGGTTCGCCTTCGCCCTGACCGGCCACCACCACGACGCCGGCGTGCTCGGGATCGTCGTCGAGGACCTCTACCTGCTGGTGACCCTCGCCGTCGTCACCCTGCTGCCCGCACGCCTCCCGGCCGGACGTGCCGCAGCGCGAACGACAGCGCCGTCTCCACCTGGCGGATCGTCTCCTCGATGA
- a CDS encoding S9 family peptidase produces the protein MSAETAETAAPVLPPDVTARWQARFRAPRVSLPDWALHAPHRSLYSSDASGVVEQYAWDRTTDAHRQVTDRANGTLISTISPDGETIWWFADTDGDEFGVWMVQPFSGGADRVAVPEVGPAYPAGLEIGASVVAVGRSTDDGSELWLVPSGGTPRVVYRHADPASVDALTLDDELLVISHSEHGDPRYPALRVLRTDDDSVVAEKWDGEGRGLHALEFAPLPGDRRLLVGHERRGREELLVWDVATGTETEIVLDLPGDVTAGWFPDGSALLVGHDHAARSELHRYDLGSGALERLDTPRGVVRGATARPDGTVELAWSSSQEPPVVRRADGPVVLAAPGGEPPEAYPVEDRWVPGPGGDVHALVVRPAGPAPYATAFLVHGGPEAADDDSYRARRAAYVDAGYAVVHVNYRGSTGYGSAWRDALTGRPGLTELEDVAAVYDALVEEGFLDPSRAVLTGGSWGGFLTLLGLGTQPERWAAGIAEVPVADYLAAYEDEMEGLRAYDRALFGGSPDEVRDVYVRSSPITHVERVRAPVLVVAGANDPRCPIRQIENYLARLAELGAPHEVYRFDAGHGSLVIEETIRQVETALSFALRHVRPGGVRAAG, from the coding sequence GTGAGTGCCGAGACCGCCGAGACCGCCGCGCCCGTCCTCCCGCCCGACGTCACCGCCCGGTGGCAGGCGCGCTTCCGCGCACCCCGGGTCAGCCTGCCCGACTGGGCGCTGCACGCCCCCCACCGCAGCCTGTACTCCTCCGACGCCAGCGGCGTGGTCGAGCAGTACGCGTGGGACCGCACGACCGACGCGCACCGCCAGGTCACCGACCGGGCCAACGGCACCCTGATCAGCACGATCAGCCCGGACGGCGAGACGATCTGGTGGTTCGCCGACACCGACGGCGACGAGTTCGGCGTCTGGATGGTGCAGCCGTTCAGCGGCGGCGCGGACCGGGTCGCCGTCCCGGAGGTCGGGCCGGCCTACCCCGCCGGGCTGGAGATCGGCGCCTCCGTCGTCGCGGTCGGCCGCTCCACCGACGACGGCAGCGAGCTGTGGCTGGTCCCCTCCGGCGGGACGCCGCGGGTGGTCTACCGGCACGCGGACCCGGCCTCGGTGGACGCGCTCACCCTGGACGACGAGCTGCTGGTGATCTCGCACTCCGAGCACGGCGACCCGCGCTACCCGGCGCTGCGGGTGCTGCGCACCGACGACGACTCCGTGGTGGCGGAGAAGTGGGACGGCGAGGGCCGCGGCCTGCACGCACTGGAGTTCGCGCCGCTGCCCGGCGACCGGCGGCTGCTGGTGGGTCACGAGCGGCGCGGCCGGGAGGAGCTGCTCGTCTGGGACGTCGCGACGGGCACCGAGACCGAGATCGTGCTCGACCTGCCCGGCGACGTGACCGCCGGCTGGTTCCCCGACGGCTCGGCACTGCTCGTCGGCCACGACCACGCCGCCCGCAGCGAGCTCCACCGCTACGACCTCGGCAGCGGGGCACTGGAGCGGCTGGACACCCCGCGCGGCGTCGTCCGCGGGGCCACCGCCCGCCCCGACGGCACGGTGGAGCTGGCCTGGTCCTCCTCGCAGGAGCCGCCGGTGGTGCGCCGCGCCGACGGGCCGGTGGTGCTGGCCGCGCCCGGCGGGGAGCCGCCGGAGGCCTACCCGGTCGAGGACCGCTGGGTGCCCGGGCCGGGTGGCGACGTCCACGCGCTGGTGGTGCGCCCGGCGGGGCCGGCCCCGTACGCGACGGCGTTCCTCGTGCACGGCGGGCCGGAGGCGGCCGACGACGACTCCTACCGCGCCCGCCGCGCCGCCTACGTCGACGCCGGGTACGCCGTCGTGCACGTCAACTACCGCGGCTCCACCGGCTACGGCAGCGCCTGGCGGGACGCGCTCACCGGCCGGCCGGGGCTCACCGAGCTCGAGGACGTGGCCGCCGTCTACGACGCGCTGGTCGAGGAGGGCTTCCTCGACCCGTCGCGGGCGGTGCTGACCGGCGGGTCGTGGGGCGGGTTCCTCACCCTGCTCGGCCTGGGCACGCAGCCCGAGCGCTGGGCCGCGGGGATCGCCGAGGTGCCGGTGGCCGACTACCTGGCCGCCTACGAGGACGAGATGGAGGGCCTGCGGGCCTACGACCGGGCGCTGTTCGGCGGCTCCCCGGACGAGGTGCGCGACGTCTACGTGCGGTCCTCGCCGATCACCCACGTCGAGCGGGTGCGCGCGCCGGTGCTCGTCGTCGCCGGGGCCAACGACCCGCGCTGCCCGATCCGCCAGATCGAGAACTACCTGGCCCGGCTGGCGGAGCTCGGCGCGCCGCACGAGGTGTACCGCTTCGACGCCGGCCACGGCTCGCTGGTCATCGAGGAGACGATCCGCCAGGTGGAGACGGCGCTGTCGTTCGCGCTGCGGCACGTCCGGCCGGGAGGCGTGCGGGCAGCAGGGTGA
- a CDS encoding hemolysin family protein, which yields MSDVVSLLVLVALLLGNAFFVGAEFALVSARVDQLEPRADAGSARARKTLAAMRNVSQMMAGAQLGITLCSLGLGAVGEPAVAHLIEAPMAALGVPEGLLHPIALVIALSIVTVLHMVLGEMVPKNITIAGPDRAAMALGPALATFCRVLRPVIWFFNTTANVFVRLFGVTPTDEVAASFDETEIRSMVTQSRREGLLGSEVSQLATGALTFEQHTVEDVLLPMEGVVTVPRSTTPRQLEAVVAEHGYSRYPVQGEDGALLGFVHVKDVLGIDAAGRDRPIPEDTVTPLVPLAPGSPLPEVLAEMRAQGAHLGGVVADRRTVGLVALEDVLELLIGDVRDAAAQHTRAVADRAARDGRTGYPAGAGAGGR from the coding sequence GTGAGCGACGTCGTCAGCCTGCTGGTCCTGGTGGCGCTGCTGCTGGGCAACGCGTTCTTCGTCGGCGCGGAGTTCGCGCTCGTGTCGGCCCGGGTCGACCAGCTCGAGCCGCGCGCGGACGCCGGCAGCGCGCGGGCGAGGAAGACCCTCGCCGCCATGCGCAACGTCTCGCAGATGATGGCCGGCGCGCAGCTGGGCATCACGCTGTGCTCGCTGGGTCTCGGTGCCGTCGGCGAGCCCGCGGTCGCCCACCTCATCGAGGCGCCCATGGCCGCCCTCGGCGTCCCCGAGGGGCTGCTGCACCCGATCGCGCTGGTCATCGCGCTGTCGATCGTGACGGTGCTGCACATGGTGCTCGGCGAGATGGTGCCCAAGAACATCACCATCGCCGGCCCCGACCGGGCGGCGATGGCGCTGGGCCCGGCGCTGGCCACCTTCTGCCGGGTGCTGCGCCCGGTCATCTGGTTCTTCAACACCACCGCCAACGTCTTCGTGCGGCTGTTCGGCGTCACCCCGACCGACGAGGTGGCGGCCAGCTTCGACGAGACCGAGATCCGCTCGATGGTCACCCAGTCCCGGCGCGAGGGTCTGCTCGGCAGCGAGGTCAGCCAGCTGGCCACCGGCGCGCTGACCTTCGAGCAGCACACCGTCGAGGACGTCCTGCTGCCGATGGAGGGCGTGGTCACCGTGCCGCGCTCCACCACGCCCCGGCAGCTGGAGGCCGTCGTCGCCGAGCACGGCTACAGCCGCTACCCGGTCCAGGGCGAGGACGGCGCCCTGCTGGGCTTCGTGCACGTCAAGGACGTGCTGGGCATCGACGCCGCGGGCCGCGACCGGCCGATCCCCGAGGACACCGTCACCCCGCTGGTGCCCCTCGCGCCGGGCTCCCCGCTGCCCGAGGTGCTCGCGGAGATGCGCGCCCAGGGCGCCCACCTCGGTGGCGTGGTCGCCGACCGGCGCACCGTGGGCCTGGTGGCGCTGGAGGACGTGCTGGAGCTGCTCATCGGCGACGTCCGCGACGCCGCGGCCCAGCACACGCGGGCCGTGGCCGACCGGGCCGCCCGCGACGGGCGGACCGGGTACCCGGCGGGCGCCGGCGCCGGGGGACGATGA
- a CDS encoding hemolysin family protein has translation MTEWLLLLAAVVLTALTGFFVAAEFSLTTVDRGRAEEAARAGDRGAGGVVTALRSLSTQLSAAQLGITLTTLVVGYLAEPALGELLRGPLEAVGLSGGGATAVSYGLALALATTLQMLLGELGPKNLAIANPLGVASFVAPGMRAFTAVAGVVVTNLQRLANAIVRRLGFEPREELDSARGADELAAVARRSAEEGDLSPVAARLLERSLGLRQKYATDVMTPRTRLWTLRASATAADVLVAATESGNSRFPVYGSDLDEVTGVVHVKRAVAVPEAERTRRTAGELADPVLAVPSSLRLERLVDLLREQGLQIALVVDEWGATHGVVTLEDIVEELVGEITDETDQPLRTLRRVGEGRWVLSGLLRPDEVRERTGIPVPEGRYETLAGYLAEHLQRLPEAGDTVELDGARLTVESLDGRRVARVRAERTVVLPPGATASRVLAEQEVAA, from the coding sequence ATGACCGAGTGGTTGCTCCTCCTCGCCGCCGTGGTGCTCACCGCACTCACCGGCTTCTTCGTCGCCGCCGAGTTCTCCCTCACCACCGTGGACCGGGGGCGCGCCGAGGAGGCCGCCCGCGCCGGTGACAGGGGGGCCGGCGGCGTGGTGACCGCGCTGCGGTCGCTGTCCACCCAGCTCTCCGCCGCCCAGCTGGGCATCACGCTGACCACGCTGGTGGTCGGCTACCTGGCCGAGCCCGCCCTGGGCGAGCTGCTGCGCGGCCCGCTGGAGGCGGTAGGCCTGTCCGGCGGCGGCGCGACGGCGGTGTCCTACGGCCTGGCCCTGGCGCTGGCCACGACCCTGCAGATGCTGCTCGGCGAGCTGGGACCCAAGAACCTGGCGATCGCCAACCCGCTCGGCGTGGCCTCCTTCGTCGCCCCGGGCATGCGGGCGTTCACCGCCGTCGCGGGTGTCGTCGTGACCAACCTGCAGCGGCTGGCCAACGCGATCGTGCGCCGGCTGGGCTTCGAGCCCCGCGAGGAGCTCGACTCCGCCCGCGGCGCCGACGAGCTGGCCGCCGTCGCCCGGCGCTCGGCCGAGGAGGGCGACCTCTCCCCCGTCGCCGCCCGGCTGCTGGAGCGCTCGCTGGGGCTGCGGCAGAAGTACGCCACCGACGTCATGACCCCGCGCACCCGGCTGTGGACGCTGCGGGCCAGCGCCACGGCCGCCGACGTGCTCGTCGCGGCCACCGAGTCGGGCAACTCCCGCTTCCCCGTGTACGGCTCCGACCTCGACGAGGTCACCGGGGTGGTGCACGTCAAGCGCGCCGTCGCCGTCCCCGAGGCCGAGCGGACCCGCCGCACGGCGGGCGAGCTGGCCGACCCGGTGCTCGCCGTCCCGTCGTCGCTGCGGCTGGAGCGGCTCGTGGACCTGCTGCGCGAGCAGGGCCTGCAGATCGCGCTCGTCGTCGACGAGTGGGGCGCCACGCACGGCGTCGTGACGCTGGAGGACATCGTCGAGGAGCTGGTCGGCGAGATCACCGACGAGACCGACCAGCCGCTGCGCACGCTGCGCCGGGTCGGCGAGGGCCGGTGGGTGCTCTCGGGCCTGCTGCGCCCCGACGAGGTGCGCGAGCGCACCGGCATCCCGGTGCCCGAGGGCCGCTACGAGACGCTGGCCGGGTACCTCGCCGAGCACCTGCAGCGGCTGCCCGAGGCCGGCGACACCGTGGAGCTCGACGGCGCGCGGCTCACCGTGGAGTCCCTCGACGGCCGCCGCGTGGCCCGCGTGCGGGCCGAGCGGACGGTGGTCCTCCCGCCGGGCGCCACGGCCTCCCGGGTCCTCGCCGAGCAGGAGGTCGCGGCGTGA
- a CDS encoding metallophosphoesterase, giving the protein MRWYTLPSAAVAAGTATLGYASLYERTRWTLRRFDVPVLAPGSAPLTVLHLSDLHMTAGQRSKQEWVASLAALEPDLVVDTGDNLAGVDAVGPTLRALDPLLDLPGAFVTASNDYFAPRPKNPFTYFTRTEKRVHGVELPWHDLRDGLTARGWLDLTNATGELTVAGRRIAFAGVDDSHLGRDRYDLVAGPADRTADLRVGLAHSPEPRVLDRFAADGHDLLLCGHTHGGQLRVPFYGALVTNCGIDRARARWLHRWAPPAPGRPAGTWLHVSAGLGTSPYAPARFACPPEATLLTLTAREP; this is encoded by the coding sequence GTGCGCTGGTACACCCTGCCCTCGGCCGCTGTCGCGGCGGGCACCGCGACGCTGGGCTACGCCTCGCTCTACGAGCGGACCCGCTGGACGCTGCGCCGCTTCGACGTCCCCGTGCTGGCCCCCGGCTCCGCGCCGCTGACCGTCCTGCACCTGTCCGACCTGCACATGACCGCCGGCCAGCGGTCCAAGCAGGAGTGGGTGGCCTCGCTGGCCGCGCTGGAGCCCGACCTCGTCGTCGACACCGGCGACAACCTGGCCGGGGTCGACGCCGTCGGCCCGACGCTGCGCGCGCTGGACCCGCTGCTGGACCTGCCCGGCGCCTTCGTCACCGCGTCCAACGACTACTTCGCGCCGCGGCCGAAGAACCCGTTCACCTACTTCACCCGGACCGAGAAGCGGGTGCACGGCGTGGAGCTCCCGTGGCACGACCTGCGCGACGGGCTGACCGCCCGCGGCTGGCTCGACCTCACCAACGCCACGGGCGAGCTCACCGTGGCCGGCCGGCGGATCGCCTTCGCCGGGGTCGACGACTCGCACCTCGGGCGGGACCGCTACGACCTCGTCGCGGGCCCCGCCGACCGCACCGCCGACCTGCGGGTGGGACTGGCGCACTCCCCCGAGCCGCGGGTGCTCGACCGCTTCGCCGCCGACGGCCACGACCTGCTGCTGTGCGGGCACACCCACGGCGGCCAGCTGCGGGTGCCGTTCTACGGCGCGCTGGTGACCAACTGCGGCATCGACCGGGCGCGGGCCCGCTGGCTGCACCGGTGGGCGCCGCCGGCGCCCGGCCGGCCCGCCGGCACCTGGCTGCACGTCTCGGCCGGGCTCGGGACCAGCCCGTACGCACCCGCCCGGTTCGCCTGCCCGCCCGAGGCGACGCTGCTCACCCTCACCGCCCGGGAGCCCTGA
- a CDS encoding GatB/YqeY domain-containing protein → MSALKDQLRADLTTAMKSRDELRTATLRMVLAAVSAEEVAGKEARELSDDEVLAVLRREAKRRREAAEAFAGAGRAEQADRERAEGEVVAGYLPAQLEDADLAALVADVITRTGATGMRDMGRVMGAANAEVAGRAEGARVAAEVRRQLA, encoded by the coding sequence GTGTCCGCCCTCAAGGATCAGCTGCGCGCCGACCTGACCACCGCGATGAAGTCCCGGGACGAGCTGCGCACCGCGACGCTGCGCATGGTGCTCGCGGCGGTGAGCGCGGAGGAGGTCGCCGGCAAGGAGGCCCGCGAGCTCAGCGACGACGAGGTGCTCGCGGTGCTGCGGCGGGAGGCCAAGCGCCGCCGGGAGGCCGCCGAGGCCTTCGCGGGCGCCGGCCGGGCCGAGCAGGCCGACCGCGAGCGGGCCGAGGGCGAGGTCGTGGCCGGCTACCTGCCGGCGCAGCTCGAGGACGCCGACCTCGCCGCCCTGGTCGCCGACGTGATCACGCGGACCGGCGCCACGGGCATGAGGGACATGGGCCGGGTCATGGGCGCGGCCAACGCGGAGGTCGCCGGCCGGGCCGAGGGTGCCCGCGTGGCCGCGGAGGTCCGCCGCCAGCTGGCCTGA
- a CDS encoding transglycosylase domain-containing protein, whose translation MSTPARSRVLVKLATMVVVAGALVAALALPVVGGAGVVARNSASLLDALPVELTDATPAGNSRVLAADGSLITNFYANNRTVVTSDQIADVMKQALVDIEDSRFYQHNGLDVQGTLRAAVTNVAAGSVQEGGSTLTQQLVKQTLLETADTAEDRQAATEQDIGRKLREARLALALEETYDKDEILTRYLNIVYFGQGAYGIQAAAQKYFSVNAADLTLPQAAMLAGLVQSPANDDPVTNPENAQARRNQVLQRMFDLGHVTEAELTEISAQPVQVAPSPNAPNGCIDATVGGFFCAYVAGYLTGTLGISQEQLDNGGLTIQTTLDPQLQTLGDQAVLTTLPMGDQLAGMFTAIAPGTGHVLAMSVNRQYGCSDPQCESVVLNTVASKGAGSTYKVFTAAAALEAGVPASHVISTPGGQYTSRVYTNGSQPYSVENASENYPDTLDMVGALVRSSNTYFLALEDRLGSVEGPVRMAERMGMNFDQPNQTPADRIIAENRGSFTLGAEATSPLDLANAYATLGAQGTQCDPVPVLQVLDRNGEPLTGDDGRPLVTGDNCTPDAIPPGIANTLANILVGDVANPEGTGTRAAIAGHQIAGKTGTSQGRDSVAFVGVMPEYAVSVMVFNPKTQQDVGGYGGNMPATIFRDAMTPYLADKPTGTFPPSDPALLGQGQPPSVDGPVPATGDDAADQAPAATGNGNRGGNRGGGGGRGN comes from the coding sequence ATGTCCACTCCCGCCCGCTCCCGGGTCCTGGTCAAGCTCGCCACGATGGTCGTCGTGGCCGGCGCGCTCGTCGCTGCCCTCGCGCTGCCCGTCGTCGGCGGGGCCGGCGTCGTCGCGAGGAACTCCGCGTCACTGCTCGACGCGCTGCCGGTGGAGCTCACCGACGCCACGCCGGCCGGCAACTCCCGGGTGCTGGCCGCCGACGGGTCGCTGATCACCAACTTCTACGCGAACAACCGCACGGTGGTGACGTCGGACCAGATCGCCGACGTCATGAAGCAGGCGCTGGTCGACATCGAGGACTCGCGCTTCTACCAGCACAACGGCCTCGACGTGCAGGGCACGCTGCGCGCCGCGGTGACCAACGTCGCCGCCGGGTCCGTGCAGGAGGGTGGCTCGACGCTCACCCAGCAGCTGGTCAAGCAGACCCTGCTGGAGACCGCCGACACCGCCGAGGACCGGCAGGCGGCGACCGAGCAGGACATCGGCCGCAAGCTGCGCGAGGCCCGCCTGGCCCTCGCGCTCGAGGAGACCTACGACAAGGACGAGATCCTCACCCGGTACCTCAACATCGTGTACTTCGGGCAGGGCGCCTACGGCATCCAGGCCGCCGCCCAGAAGTACTTCAGCGTCAACGCCGCCGACCTCACCCTCCCGCAGGCGGCGATGCTCGCCGGGCTGGTGCAGAGCCCGGCCAACGACGACCCGGTCACCAACCCGGAGAACGCGCAGGCCCGCCGCAACCAGGTGCTGCAGCGGATGTTCGACCTCGGCCACGTCACCGAGGCCGAGCTGACCGAGATCTCCGCGCAGCCGGTGCAGGTGGCCCCCAGCCCCAACGCCCCCAACGGCTGCATCGACGCCACGGTCGGCGGCTTCTTCTGCGCCTACGTCGCCGGGTACCTCACCGGCACGCTCGGCATCAGCCAGGAGCAGCTCGACAACGGCGGCCTGACCATCCAGACGACGCTCGACCCCCAGCTGCAGACCCTCGGTGACCAGGCGGTGCTCACCACCCTGCCGATGGGCGACCAGCTCGCCGGCATGTTCACCGCCATCGCGCCCGGCACCGGCCACGTGCTCGCGATGAGCGTCAACCGCCAGTACGGCTGCTCGGACCCGCAGTGCGAGTCGGTGGTCCTCAACACCGTCGCCAGCAAGGGCGCCGGGTCGACCTACAAGGTGTTCACCGCCGCGGCCGCGCTCGAGGCGGGCGTCCCGGCCAGCCACGTGATCAGCACGCCCGGCGGCCAGTACACCTCCCGGGTCTACACGAACGGCAGCCAGCCCTACAGCGTCGAGAACGCCAGCGAGAACTACCCCGACACCCTCGACATGGTGGGGGCGCTGGTCCGCTCCTCGAACACCTACTTCCTCGCGCTGGAGGACCGCCTCGGCAGCGTCGAGGGCCCGGTCCGCATGGCCGAGCGCATGGGCATGAACTTCGACCAGCCCAACCAGACGCCGGCCGACCGGATCATCGCCGAGAACCGGGGGTCGTTCACCCTCGGTGCCGAGGCGACCAGCCCGCTGGACCTGGCCAACGCCTACGCCACCCTCGGCGCCCAGGGCACCCAGTGCGACCCGGTGCCGGTGCTGCAGGTGCTCGACCGCAACGGCGAGCCGCTCACCGGCGACGACGGCCGGCCCCTGGTCACCGGCGACAACTGCACGCCGGACGCGATCCCGCCCGGCATCGCCAACACGCTGGCCAACATCCTCGTCGGCGACGTCGCCAACCCCGAGGGCACCGGGACCCGGGCGGCCATCGCGGGTCACCAGATCGCCGGCAAGACCGGCACCTCGCAGGGCCGGGACTCGGTGGCCTTCGTCGGCGTCATGCCCGAGTACGCGGTCAGCGTCATGGTCTTCAACCCCAAGACCCAGCAGGACGTCGGCGGCTACGGCGGCAACATGCCGGCGACGATCTTCCGGGACGCGATGACGCCCTACCTCGCCGACAAGCCGACCGGGACCTTCCCGCCCTCCGACCCGGCCCTGCTGGGCCAGGGCCAGCCCCCGTCCGTGGACGGTCCGGTCCCGGCCACCGGGGACGACGCGGCCGACCAGGCGCCGGCCGCCACGGGCAACGGCAACCGGGGCGGCAACCGGGGCGGGGGCGGCGGCCGCGGCAACTGA
- a CDS encoding ArsA family ATPase encodes MSAAEQTPGTASRPARAAARPATDRLAPPLDLAALVADPDTRIVVCCGSGGVGKTTTSAALALAAAQAGRRVVVLTIDPARRLAQSLGLVELDNEPRPVDVPGVPGELHAMMLDMKRTFDDIVVAHSTPERAEQILENPFYQTLSSSFAGTQEYMAMEKLGQLRAGDEWDLIVVDTPPSRSALDFLDAPNRMSRFLDGTMIRLLTAPARAGGRAGFKFASAGFMIFTRIISKILGGQLLRDISAFVAALDTMFGGFRERATATYELLRKPGTWFVVVATPEPDALREASYFVDRLSAEGMPLAGLVLNRTHPPASTTLSATRAEAAAEAVDDGDAAAALVAGALRVHAERMTLATREQRLADRFTSAHPEVAVRTVPAAAGDVHDLDGLRTMGEALTGADDDTPTGVPRARVLPARRA; translated from the coding sequence GTGAGCGCCGCGGAGCAGACCCCCGGCACGGCCTCGCGTCCCGCTCGGGCGGCCGCCCGGCCGGCGACCGACCGGCTCGCCCCGCCCCTGGACCTGGCGGCGCTGGTCGCCGACCCCGACACCCGGATCGTCGTCTGCTGCGGCTCTGGCGGCGTCGGCAAGACCACGACGTCGGCCGCGCTGGCGCTGGCCGCCGCGCAGGCCGGCCGCCGGGTCGTCGTCCTCACCATCGACCCCGCCCGCCGGCTGGCCCAGTCGCTCGGGCTGGTGGAGCTGGACAACGAGCCGCGGCCGGTCGACGTCCCGGGGGTCCCCGGCGAGCTGCACGCGATGATGCTGGACATGAAGCGCACGTTCGACGACATCGTCGTGGCGCACTCGACCCCGGAGCGGGCCGAGCAGATCCTGGAGAACCCCTTCTACCAGACCCTCTCCTCGTCCTTCGCCGGGACGCAGGAGTACATGGCGATGGAGAAGCTGGGACAGCTGCGGGCCGGCGACGAGTGGGACCTCATCGTCGTCGACACCCCGCCGTCGCGGTCGGCGCTGGACTTCCTCGACGCCCCGAACCGGATGAGCCGGTTCCTCGACGGCACGATGATCCGACTGCTCACCGCCCCCGCCCGGGCCGGCGGCCGCGCCGGGTTCAAGTTCGCCAGCGCCGGCTTCATGATCTTCACCCGGATCATCTCCAAGATCCTCGGCGGGCAGCTGCTGCGCGACATCTCCGCCTTCGTGGCCGCGCTGGACACGATGTTCGGGGGCTTCCGCGAGCGGGCCACGGCCACCTACGAGCTGCTGCGCAAGCCGGGCACCTGGTTCGTCGTCGTCGCGACGCCGGAACCCGACGCGCTGCGGGAGGCCTCCTACTTCGTCGACCGGCTCTCCGCCGAGGGGATGCCGCTGGCCGGGCTGGTGCTCAACCGCACGCACCCGCCGGCGAGCACCACCCTGTCGGCCACCCGCGCCGAGGCCGCGGCCGAGGCGGTCGACGACGGGGACGCGGCCGCGGCACTCGTCGCCGGCGCGCTGCGGGTGCACGCCGAGCGGATGACCCTCGCCACCCGCGAGCAGCGGCTGGCCGACCGGTTCACCAGCGCCCACCCCGAGGTGGCGGTCCGGACCGTCCCCGCGGCGGCCGGCGACGTGCACGACCTCGACGGCCTCCGGACCATGGGCGAGGCCCTGACGGGCGCGGACGACGACACGCCGACCGGCGTGCCGCGCGCCCGGGTGCTGCCCGCGCGCCGCGCCTGA